A window of candidate division KSB1 bacterium contains these coding sequences:
- a CDS encoding acyl-CoA desaturase: MKKISFPLRLGFYQELKKRVQTYFEENGISPHADWRMVLKTVIILAWLATSYVLLVFFSSSLILAVISAFAVAQGFVLVGFNIMHDGAHGSYSKSKKVNWMMGFTLDLIGGSHMFWRHKHNILHHTYTNINELDDDIHVGNLMRFSPAQKRRPWHRFQHWYAFPLYGFMTLLWVSYGDFHKFFTGRIGDYELPEPSPGAAFLFFLTKFFYFGYMLILPMFFHPIAYVIGFFLLVHFVLGLTMATIFQLAHVVEDNAFPVPHPGSGEIDNEWAIHEVETTANFAPKSRLAAWYCGGLNFQIEHHLFPRVCHIHYPAISKIVERTCREFGIRYMSYPTLRAAIVAHFRFLKKLGQKEVKLKMAESLA; the protein is encoded by the coding sequence ATGAAAAAAATCAGTTTTCCTCTTCGGCTGGGCTTTTATCAAGAACTCAAGAAACGCGTGCAGACTTATTTTGAAGAAAATGGGATTTCCCCTCATGCCGATTGGCGGATGGTATTGAAAACCGTGATCATTCTGGCCTGGCTGGCCACGTCGTATGTCTTGCTGGTGTTTTTCTCCTCTTCGCTGATTTTGGCGGTGATCTCGGCTTTTGCCGTGGCCCAGGGCTTCGTGCTCGTCGGGTTCAACATCATGCATGACGGCGCCCACGGCAGCTATTCAAAAAGCAAAAAGGTCAATTGGATGATGGGCTTCACGCTCGATCTCATCGGCGGCAGCCACATGTTTTGGCGGCACAAGCACAACATTCTTCACCACACCTACACCAACATCAACGAGCTTGACGACGATATTCATGTCGGCAATCTCATGCGCTTCAGCCCGGCGCAAAAACGGCGGCCCTGGCATCGTTTCCAGCATTGGTATGCTTTTCCGCTCTACGGTTTCATGACGCTGCTGTGGGTGAGTTACGGCGATTTTCACAAATTTTTTACCGGCCGCATCGGCGACTATGAATTGCCCGAGCCCTCGCCAGGCGCGGCGTTTCTGTTCTTTTTGACCAAGTTTTTTTATTTCGGCTACATGCTGATACTGCCGATGTTTTTTCATCCCATCGCGTATGTGATCGGTTTTTTTCTTTTGGTGCATTTCGTGCTCGGCTTGACGATGGCAACGATTTTTCAACTGGCGCACGTCGTCGAAGACAACGCCTTTCCGGTTCCGCATCCCGGCAGCGGCGAGATCGACAACGAATGGGCAATTCACGAAGTGGAAACCACGGCGAATTTCGCTCCCAAAAGCAGGTTGGCAGCCTGGTATTGCGGCGGCTTGAATTTTCAGATCGAGCATCATCTCTTTCCGCGCGTTTGTCACATTCATTATCCGGCCATCAGCAAAATCGTCGAGCGAACGTGTAGGGAGTTTGGCATCCGGTACATGTCGTATCCCACCCTCCGTGCGGCGATTGTAGCCCATTTTCGGTTTCTCAAAAAATTGGGACAGAAAGAAGTCAAGCTGAAAATGGCGGAGAGTTTGGCTTAA
- a CDS encoding MOSC domain-containing protein encodes MGKIVSIHLAAKAGQAMQETAAATLVAGKGLVGDRYFGRKPAMNVTLVQEEVLVEAAGEIGVSYRPGMSRRNITVRGVALNELIGKRFLIGEAELEGASRCEPCANMERSIGSGAMAALAGRCGIRARVVRGGVVRKDDEIIIIS; translated from the coding sequence ATGGGCAAAATTGTTTCGATTCATCTCGCCGCCAAAGCCGGACAAGCGATGCAGGAAACGGCAGCGGCAACGCTGGTGGCGGGAAAAGGCCTCGTTGGTGATCGCTACTTCGGGCGAAAGCCGGCGATGAACGTCACGTTGGTGCAGGAGGAAGTTCTTGTTGAGGCCGCCGGGGAAATCGGCGTGTCGTATCGTCCCGGCATGTCACGGCGCAATATCACCGTGCGCGGCGTCGCGTTAAATGAGTTGATTGGCAAGCGTTTTTTAATTGGCGAGGCTGAGTTGGAAGGCGCCTCGCGGTGCGAGCCGTGCGCAAATATGGAAAGAAGCATCGGCTCGGGCGCGATGGCGGCGCTGGCGGGCCGCTGCGGCATTCGCGCCCGCGTCGTTCGCGGCGGCGTCGTGAGAAAAGATGATGAAATCATTATTATTTCGTAA
- a CDS encoding bifunctional 4-hydroxy-2-oxoglutarate aldolase/2-dehydro-3-deoxy-phosphogluconate aldolase: protein MHLVNVPARLRQLGIIPVVSLDRVEAAIPLAEALLAGGLPCAEITFRTAAAEQSIRAMSQAFPEILIGAGTVLNEDQIERAVAAGAKFIVSPGFSPLIVNYCQERNIPVFPGVCTPSDIQIALETGLTMLKFFPADAFGGLKTLKALSAPFPHVEFIPTGGISAANLAEYLSFSKVLACGGSWMVKSELIQEGKFAEINRLTAEAVAIKRQARPD from the coding sequence ATGCACTTAGTCAATGTGCCGGCGCGGTTGCGCCAACTGGGTATCATTCCGGTTGTGAGCCTCGACCGCGTTGAGGCCGCGATTCCGCTGGCCGAGGCGCTGCTTGCCGGCGGCTTGCCATGCGCGGAAATCACCTTTCGCACCGCCGCTGCGGAACAATCGATCCGCGCCATGTCGCAGGCCTTTCCCGAAATTTTGATTGGCGCTGGAACCGTATTAAATGAAGATCAAATTGAGCGCGCCGTTGCCGCCGGCGCGAAATTCATCGTCTCGCCCGGCTTCTCTCCACTCATTGTGAATTATTGCCAGGAAAGAAATATCCCGGTTTTCCCGGGTGTTTGCACGCCGTCTGACATTCAAATCGCCCTTGAAACCGGCTTGACGATGCTGAAGTTTTTCCCCGCTGATGCGTTTGGCGGGCTGAAAACTTTGAAGGCGCTCAGCGCGCCGTTTCCGCATGTCGAATTTATTCCCACCGGCGGGATTTCAGCGGCCAATTTGGCCGAGTATCTGAGTTTCTCCAAAGTCCTGGCCTGCGGCGGCAGTTGGATGGTGAAAAGCGAATTGATTCAGGAAGGAAAATTTGCCGAGATTAACCGGCTGACCGCTGAAGCCGTGGCGATTAAACGGCAGGCGCGACCGGATTAA
- a CDS encoding serine hydrolase, whose amino-acid sequence MQQVIFFALALWFNAPFAGAQTSSAPKDLDAYVERVRREFEVPGIAVGIVKDGKVVVAKGYGVRKLGEPTPVDAKTLFGIASNTKAFTATALALLVEEGKIEWDAPVVRYLPWFQLADPYVTRELSVRDLLVHRSGLGLGAGDLLWWPPSTYNRKEIARRLRHLPLATSFRSAYAYDNVLYLIAGELIEEISGQTWEDFVAARILAKVGMTGSNVRHSEAVAGANVATPHAPIEGKVRPVAPFASDNTNPAGGINSNAEDMAKWMIVQLDSGRVAGGARLFSERTTRQLWALVTPMPIGNPAPELAALRSNFRGYALGFEVRDYRGRKVVAHTGGLPGYVSKVAMIPELKLGVTVLTNQESGAAFEAVTYRILDHYLGAAAYDWVAAYKKVQARADSMIAAAEQRSAAAREASSRPSLPLAKYAGTYNDAWYGNVIIRHDDGRLTIRFAATPSLVGDLEHYQYDTFIARWHDRELRADAFVTFALKPDGSIDQVKMQAVSPATDFSFDFHDLLLKPASRQSQ is encoded by the coding sequence GTGCAGCAGGTGATTTTTTTCGCGCTGGCGTTGTGGTTCAACGCCCCATTTGCGGGCGCGCAAACCTCCAGTGCGCCGAAAGATTTGGATGCTTACGTCGAGCGGGTCCGCCGGGAATTTGAGGTGCCGGGGATCGCTGTCGGGATTGTGAAAGACGGCAAGGTTGTTGTGGCGAAAGGCTATGGCGTTCGCAAGCTCGGCGAGCCAACGCCAGTGGACGCGAAGACGCTGTTCGGGATCGCCTCGAACACCAAGGCTTTCACGGCGACGGCGCTGGCTCTGCTCGTTGAGGAGGGGAAAATCGAATGGGATGCGCCGGTGGTGCGTTATCTGCCCTGGTTCCAGCTTGCCGATCCGTATGTGACGCGCGAGCTTTCCGTGCGCGATTTGCTCGTCCACCGCAGCGGCTTGGGTTTGGGCGCCGGCGATTTGTTGTGGTGGCCGCCATCGACTTACAACCGCAAGGAGATTGCGCGCCGGCTGCGCCACCTTCCGCTGGCAACGAGCTTTCGCAGCGCCTATGCGTATGATAATGTGCTGTACTTGATCGCTGGTGAGCTGATTGAAGAAATCAGCGGCCAAACCTGGGAGGATTTCGTCGCCGCGCGAATTTTGGCGAAAGTTGGAATGACCGGCAGCAACGTGCGCCATTCGGAAGCTGTAGCCGGCGCGAATGTCGCGACACCGCATGCGCCCATCGAAGGCAAGGTGCGGCCGGTGGCACCATTTGCGAGCGATAACACCAACCCGGCCGGCGGCATCAATTCAAACGCGGAGGACATGGCGAAATGGATGATCGTCCAGCTCGACTCCGGACGTGTTGCTGGCGGTGCGCGCCTTTTCTCAGAGCGCACGACCCGGCAACTTTGGGCCTTGGTGACGCCGATGCCCATTGGCAATCCCGCGCCGGAGCTGGCCGCGCTGCGGTCCAATTTTCGAGGTTACGCCTTGGGCTTCGAAGTGCGCGACTACCGCGGTCGAAAAGTAGTGGCGCACACTGGTGGACTGCCGGGCTACGTTTCCAAAGTGGCGATGATTCCGGAGCTGAAACTCGGTGTGACGGTTCTCACGAATCAGGAGTCCGGCGCGGCTTTCGAGGCGGTGACTTACCGGATTCTCGATCATTATCTGGGCGCAGCGGCGTATGATTGGGTGGCAGCTTATAAAAAAGTGCAGGCGCGCGCCGACTCGATGATCGCTGCCGCCGAACAACGCTCGGCCGCCGCGCGTGAGGCGTCGTCGCGCCCCTCGCTGCCGCTGGCAAAATATGCAGGAACTTACAATGACGCCTGGTACGGCAACGTGATCATCAGGCACGATGACGGCAGGTTGACAATCCGCTTTGCGGCCACGCCCTCGCTGGTCGGTGATCTTGAACATTATCAATACGACACCTTCATCGCGCGCTGGCATGATCGG